The following DNA comes from Papaver somniferum cultivar HN1 chromosome 4, ASM357369v1, whole genome shotgun sequence.
tttggattccaccataagacttgctcttagggATCCAACTCTGGTCTCCCGCATGGGGATTGGGGAGTGGATGGGTAACCAACTGTACTAAACCCATATATTTTTGGAACCGGCAGTTGAGGGCCACCATGGACATGGTCTAATTTGATCATTACTTTGGTTTTCCCGTGATGATCAGCCGGATGCCTGCCATCTGCGttggatttttcttcttctggaaGACCTTTATGACACAATAATACTACTAATATTATTATGTGATTAGTATTTTTCTTTATCAAGTGCCAACAGATTCAGTAAAAACTGAAAAGGTGGCATGGCCTTTAAATGTGAAGACAAACAATCAGCCATGCAAAGAACACCAAACGCCAACACACTACACACCAAGTACTACAATTGGGCGTACATATTAAATGTACTGTATATGGATGTTCATTATCATCACTGACGTACCCTTGAGAGATCACAATCATTTATGATTTTTTGATTCTCATATAAAAATTTATTTCAATTTCCTTTTATACtgttattttcattatctttctcTTGGAAATCTTGGTTGCCCAAGATTGTAATAATCCTTATCATTCTCTTTGTCTTCATCTTATAAAAGCTAGCTCCAGTGAAAATGAAAGGAGAAATGGAACCTAAAGGTGTAAGTATGGCAATCTCATCATCACTTACAACTCCATTAGTGTTAAGTCATGGGGGTGAATATGAGGATCAGATTAAGAAGTGTGCAGAGCTGCAGAATAACCATCTTCATCACACAAAGTTGAAGGAAGGAACTTCTTCCTTCTTTAAAACTTGTTTCAATGGAATCAATGCTCTATCaggttctttttccttctttttttcattttcctaaaacgaGTAATGATTTTTCTAATTGATAACTTCAATGCCCGGATTCAACATGACAAAGCCACAAGGCCTTGGAGGTAGCAGCCACCCAAGAAATCCCTCATTGTCATCTGTTCCACAACAGAAGTTAACCATTTGATTCATGTAAAACTGATTCCGAAATCAACTTTGAACATTTGCTCTCTTTATTTTTTGTCTCAGGAGTGGGAATTCTATCAGTACCATATGCACTAGCATCAGGAGGATGGTTAAGTTTGATACTCCTTTTCGTAGTTGCATCAGCAACATTCTACACGGGCTTACTAATGCGACGATGCTTGGATGTGAACTCACAAATAAGAACATATCCTGATATCGGCGAGCATGCTTTTGGAAAGAAAGGAAGAATGATAGTATCTATTTTCATGTATTTGGAACTCTACTTAGTTGCAACAGGATTTTTGATATTAGAAGGTGATAACTTAAGCAACCTGTTTCCAAACATGAGTTTTGAATTGGCAGGGATAAGTGTCAACGGGCGACAAGGGTTTGTAATAATTGTTGCTCTTATAATCCTGCCTTCAATGTGGTTAACTGATCTGAGCAAGGTGTCATATGTATCTGCAAGCGGGGTCTTAGCTTGTGTTGTCATCATTTGTTCAGTTTTATGGGTCGGGGTGGTCGGTGAAACCGGATTTCATGAAAAGGGAAAGCTTCTGAATTTTAATGGTATTCCTACCGGCCTTAGTTTATATGCGTTTTGTTATTGTGCTCATCCTGTATTTCCTACACTATACAACTCAATGCGAGATAAAAGACAGTTCTCTAAGGTAAGTTATATCTTCGTCAATTTGTTGATATCACTGGCAAAAATGCAGTGTCTGTGCACATACTCGTGTTTTTTGTTCTTCTGATTTCAGGTCTTGCTTCTCTGCTTTGTTCTGGTGACTCTTGGTTTAGCATTTATGGCAGTTTTGGGGTACTTGATGTATGGTGAAAATGTCAAGTCTCAAGTAACTCTCAATCTACCACCACGGGAAATTGGGTCAAAAATAGCAATCTACACAACTCCGATCAGTCCTATAACGAAATATGCGTTAACAGTAACACCAATTGTATCCGcaattgaaaattctttgatGTTTTATCACAATGAGAGTAAGGCTGTTAGTCTTGTGGTTAGAACCTTGTTCTTGATTAGTTCGGTTATAATTGCTTTGACTGTTCCTTTTTTCGAGTACTTGATGTCTCTTGTTGGAGCATTTTTAAGTGCAACGGCTTCGATCATATTGCCGTCGCTGTGTTACTTGAAGATAACGGGAGGCTACCGGAGATTTGGCTGTGAATTGGTGATTATCTTGGGGATTGTTTTGATGGGTATTTTTGTTGTAATTATAGGTACTTATACTGCGTTGCAACAAATTATTGGCCAGTTGCTTATGTAAATATTTTGATAATTCTTTCATAGTTCACTTTTTACCTTTTTATTTCGAGCAAGGATCGGTGTACTTACACATAAAACGGCTGATATCTTCTCGATTTGATCAATCCCATCTGGGTACTATAATCGAAGTGATAACCATTGGGAAAAGATGCACCGCTAACAAACTACTAGTACTGAGCCAACTGAAAAGACTAAACACTGCTGCAAAGTGCAAACCTACTTCTGCGTGGTAATAGAGGGAAAACCACAAATACCAAATTAGAAATCAAGGATACCTTCAAAGATAAATTGCCATAAGGAGCAAGATTAAGCCAAGCGGGTAATTAAAATTTGGGTAAAGAGAAAATTTCCGACAAAATAAAACATATGTGCAGCAACGAAGTACAAAATTGAAAACGAATGAGTGACTTGGGAAACGTGCAAAAGAAATCCATCAAGGAGGAAGAAAATCAAGACCTCCTGATGaaaatcaattgaatcaaatTTCAGAGGAAGTGATGATGAGGAGACGAGGGAAAGCTCTACGTTTAATCAAATTTCGGAGGAAGAACTGTCGCTTTCAAGTTCATTCAAGAGAAAACAAGATTTTATGGATGGAGACCCAGGAGCAATATTCAAATTCTTGATTTGGGTAagtatttttttctctttaaattTGAGTTTTagatgtgtagatggtggattttcgacaaaggctaaaatcgtaaaaccacaattgtacatactcctggtccagcaatcagatgagtattgaggttcatgtctctcattgaagcatgaagctcatgccgcaagaacctctgactgagaatactgtctcttagagcatatgcagatgtgcaatctctcaactgagacaacggcatatctcatgaatactgagcaatttcagtaatcacttttatatagaatcgaacgattggacggctcctagacatcttgcctgctagtatagagcgataaagtcttcaggatgtaacaatgttttcccagactttataaaagacatgtgtatagaatcattatgattggacggctcctagacagcttgcctgctagtatagagcaataacgtcttcaggatgcaacaaggttttccctgactatataaaagatatatgacgtttcaacaagctcatatttctcaattctcagataattaatgctcctagacaacatgcctgctagtatagagccatcaattaattatctctaatcgttaactgaataatcagcaatattctacgattcttcgtaacatttcgtcacttcaattcgtggttcttcccagcagaattccatgggttagtgataaatgttcaatattcgggcatctgagcagctctcgagtaagccccgaccaaaatggtgcaagtgtactcaggaataatgcacaaacgagcacctgaatgcacaaacgagtattccaaaacacgaaggaacgatgaaacctatgcaaaataggaagaaaataataaataacaaaatattaatcgaggcgctgggggactgggcccaccgtcaggccggtcgtgccgtggccagtcccacgcccaattttatgttttatcatattttattattttccctcatctcatgaaaatcctttcatttgagcaaatctccttcgtctcaaggaaactccccactctcatggtgtttcctcgtatcaaagaaataataataaattaggaaagatgtcgtgggaccgggctcactagccggccggccatgccctagtcgtgaccggtcccacacctcatgactccttattattttattattattttcctcatcccatgaaaattccttgaattcatgaaatttcctccaagtcatgaaaatcatgtaaaattagggaaactcgtgggaccgggccctagccggtcccacacgccccttattttttttattattattattattattttttatgtttccctcatctcatggaaactccctgatttcaacaaacctcttgattttatgatatttccctaaaatcatgaaaaatattataaaattgggaaaagtgccttgggacgggctctttggacggccggccatgccttggccatggacggtcccatacttcatgattccctattttattattattattttcataatctcatggaaattccttaacttcatgaaattccttaatttcatgatatttccctcgcatcaggaaaaatacataaaattggggaaaggtgttgcgggaccgagcttgttATCTTCTCGATTTGATCAATCCCATCTGGGTACTATAATCGAAGTGATAATCATAGGGAAAAGATGCACCAATACCAACTGGTATTGAGCCAACTAAGATGGAGCCAACTGAAAAGACTAAACACTGCTGCAAACTGCAAACCCACTTTTGCGTGGCAATAAAGGGTTTAGTGTAGAAGAACCGCCATGAAAAAGGTGAAAACCACAAATGTTAAAATAGAAATCAAGGAGGACACCCTCAAAAGATAAGTTAGAGGAAGGATGCAGGATTAAGCCAAAGCgggtttcaaaattttggtaaagagaaaagggaaaattaggctaaggcccgacccatggataacccataatatgcagccttaattaaaagaaatttaaatctaAGCCCCGAGTTATTAAAATACATCCATGCCCTTtaatatattgtcaagccccaaattaaataaaatttaaatttaagaccAGAATTATTAAatataggcccaaaattattaaagta
Coding sequences within:
- the LOC113272712 gene encoding amino acid transporter AVT1I-like; this translates as MKGEMEPKGVSMAISSSLTTPLVLSHGGEYEDQIKKCAELQNNHLHHTKLKEGTSSFFKTCFNGINALSGVGILSVPYALASGGWLSLILLFVVASATFYTGLLMRRCLDVNSQIRTYPDIGEHAFGKKGRMIVSIFMYLELYLVATGFLILEGDNLSNLFPNMSFELAGISVNGRQGFVIIVALIILPSMWLTDLSKVSYVSASGVLACVVIICSVLWVGVVGETGFHEKGKLLNFNGIPTGLSLYAFCYCAHPVFPTLYNSMRDKRQFSKVLLLCFVLVTLGLAFMAVLGYLMYGENVKSQVTLNLPPREIGSKIAIYTTPISPITKYALTVTPIVSAIENSLMFYHNESKAVSLVVRTLFLISSVIIALTVPFFEYLMSLVGAFLSATASIILPSLCYLKITGGYRRFGCELVIILGIVLMGIFVVIIGTYTALQQIIGQLLM